A portion of the Chromobacterium sp. IIBBL 290-4 genome contains these proteins:
- a CDS encoding LytTR family DNA-binding domain-containing protein, protein MNTLTALIADDERLMREQLRMALERVWPEIDVVAEAQDGGQAVELAREHRPDLVFLDITMPVKTGIAAAMELGGEFPVVFVTAYDQYAIRAFEEGAIDYLLKPVEDDRLARTRQRWQQKQQPTPQDWQGALLKLSKQLEKPEYLRWIRASVGNHLRLINADEVLFFQSDEKYTLVQTPACEALIRTPLKDLLPQLDPDQFWQVHRATLVRVSAIEEVRRGERGLMLKLRGYGPLLEVSRSYAHLFQRM, encoded by the coding sequence ATGAACACGCTCACTGCCCTGATCGCCGACGACGAACGGCTGATGCGAGAACAGCTGCGCATGGCGCTGGAACGGGTCTGGCCGGAAATCGACGTCGTCGCCGAGGCGCAGGACGGCGGCCAGGCGGTGGAGCTGGCGCGCGAGCATCGCCCGGACCTGGTGTTCCTGGACATCACCATGCCGGTGAAAACCGGCATCGCGGCGGCGATGGAGCTGGGCGGCGAGTTTCCGGTGGTTTTCGTCACCGCTTACGACCAATACGCCATCCGCGCCTTCGAAGAGGGCGCCATCGACTACCTGCTCAAGCCGGTGGAGGACGACAGGCTGGCCCGCACCCGCCAGCGCTGGCAGCAGAAACAACAGCCCACGCCGCAAGATTGGCAAGGCGCCCTGCTCAAGCTGAGCAAGCAGTTGGAAAAGCCGGAATACCTGCGCTGGATACGCGCCTCGGTGGGCAATCATCTGCGGCTGATCAACGCCGACGAGGTGCTGTTTTTCCAGTCGGACGAGAAATACACGCTGGTGCAGACGCCCGCCTGCGAGGCGCTGATCCGCACGCCGCTGAAAGACCTGCTGCCGCAGCTGGACCCGGACCAGTTCTGGCAGGTGCACCGCGCCACCCTGGTGCGGGTGTCGGCGATTGAAGAGGTGCGCCGCGGCGAACGCGGCCTGATGCTGAAGCTGCGCGGCTACGGCCCGCTATTGGAAGTGAGCCGCAGCTACGCCCATCTGTTTCAACGCATGTAG
- a CDS encoding methyl-accepting chemotaxis protein, whose product MYQFLAQFSIRAKIFGLILLGIAAALIIGVNGITGTSSMYQLTADMHDNMLKPVYLLGQARKFALYISRGDYRYIAETEKSVMDKVLADRNKYIAEMTSRLDQYRKTDLTPPELEALKRFDAAWPAMEAPCKKVRELSYTDTGNGENNKKALDLMRTECRPKFQEVDAILTELSDINIKLADKALEDAQAQYHAVRTMAISVLVVGLVILIVLGLMVQNGIIASLAEAGAAMDKIGGGDLTGRIEPRGKDEIAKMMHSLADTQQRLRSAVGEIIRSAGTVAATSEELAASTEQVSASIGQQVNATSSAAASIEELTVSIDLCASNAAEANQQAVDAGQQAKAGNKEVQESTVRVRKVNDSVSHSADSLESLSDQAQQIGSIATVIKDVADQTNLLALNAAIEAARAGEQGRGFAVVADEVRKLAERTTTSAQEITNMIGKIQDGARLAVDGMRSSRQIVADVVTAAESASGTIGTVEERAAGVMSAISEIALAVGEQRQASTELAGRVEAIANMSKENGIAVDVFSQATRELAMVAEKLQQTTLAFRLE is encoded by the coding sequence GTGTACCAATTCCTCGCCCAATTCAGCATTCGCGCCAAGATTTTCGGCTTGATCCTGCTTGGCATCGCCGCCGCCTTGATCATAGGCGTGAACGGCATCACAGGCACCAGCAGCATGTATCAGCTCACCGCGGACATGCACGACAATATGCTCAAGCCCGTGTATCTGCTTGGCCAGGCCAGAAAGTTCGCGCTGTATATCAGCCGCGGCGATTATCGCTATATCGCTGAAACCGAAAAGTCGGTGATGGACAAGGTGCTGGCCGATCGCAACAAATACATCGCGGAAATGACTAGCCGGCTGGATCAATATCGCAAGACCGATTTGACGCCGCCGGAGTTGGAGGCGCTCAAGCGTTTCGATGCCGCCTGGCCGGCGATGGAGGCGCCTTGCAAGAAGGTGCGCGAGCTCAGCTACACGGACACGGGCAACGGCGAGAACAATAAAAAGGCGCTGGACTTGATGCGGACCGAGTGTCGGCCGAAGTTTCAGGAAGTGGATGCCATCCTGACCGAGCTGTCGGACATCAATATCAAGCTGGCTGACAAGGCGCTGGAGGATGCGCAGGCGCAATATCACGCCGTGCGGACGATGGCGATTTCGGTGTTGGTAGTCGGCCTGGTCATTCTGATCGTGCTGGGGCTGATGGTGCAGAACGGCATCATCGCCAGCCTGGCCGAGGCCGGCGCGGCGATGGACAAGATCGGCGGCGGCGATCTGACCGGGCGGATAGAGCCGCGCGGCAAGGATGAAATCGCCAAGATGATGCACTCCTTGGCCGATACCCAGCAGCGTTTGCGCAGCGCGGTGGGCGAAATCATCCGCTCCGCCGGCACGGTGGCGGCCACCTCCGAGGAACTGGCCGCCTCTACCGAGCAAGTCAGCGCCAGCATAGGCCAGCAGGTCAACGCCACCTCCAGCGCGGCGGCGTCGATAGAGGAACTGACCGTCAGCATAGACCTGTGCGCCAGCAACGCCGCCGAGGCCAATCAGCAGGCGGTGGATGCCGGCCAGCAGGCCAAGGCCGGCAACAAGGAGGTGCAGGAATCCACCGTGCGGGTGCGCAAGGTCAATGACAGCGTGTCCCACTCCGCCGACAGCCTGGAGTCCTTGTCCGATCAGGCGCAGCAAATCGGCAGCATCGCCACCGTGATCAAGGACGTGGCCGATCAGACCAATCTATTGGCGCTCAACGCCGCCATCGAGGCGGCGCGGGCGGGCGAGCAGGGCCGCGGCTTCGCCGTGGTGGCGGATGAGGTGCGCAAGCTGGCCGAACGCACCACCACCTCGGCCCAGGAAATCACCAATATGATAGGCAAGATCCAGGACGGCGCGCGGCTGGCGGTGGACGGCATGCGCAGTAGTCGCCAGATCGTGGCCGATGTGGTGACGGCGGCGGAGAGCGCCTCCGGCACCATAGGCACGGTGGAAGAGCGGGCGGCCGGGGTGATGTCGGCGATCAGCGAGATCGCGCTGGCGGTGGGCGAGCAGCGCCAGGCCAGCACCGAGCTGGCGGGGCGGGTGGAGGCCATCGCCAATATGTCCAAGGAAAACGGCATCGCCGTAGACGTGTTCTCGCAGGCCACGCGCGAGCTGGCCATGGTGGCGGAGAAGCTGCAGCAGACTACCTTGGCCTTCCGGCTGGAGTAG
- a CDS encoding GNAT family N-acetyltransferase has translation MQYQTVLSDVADDAVRAAIGAPLRAYNESQMGGRDYLPLVISVMNEAGEIEGGLWGHTCFGWLYTQLLAAPSEALGQGLGKRLMEEAEAEARARGCIGAWVDTHSFQAPEFYEKLGYQRFAELSDYPPGHSRIFYSKRLDGKAELDAAPRLLQGERLRLRASALSDAETFYPWARDERVMRYMEWPMPQSIAETRAFFRGNAERWREGDCHWMIEDAASGLAYGSLGCRIAGHQADFGYLLAPEAWGRGIATEASALLLEWLRGRPEIERICATTDIDNLSSQRVLERLGLSREGVLRKAKRRPQLGNAARDAAIYGWARE, from the coding sequence ATGCAGTACCAAACCGTGTTGAGCGATGTGGCGGACGATGCCGTCCGCGCGGCGATAGGCGCGCCGCTGCGGGCGTATAACGAAAGCCAGATGGGGGGAAGGGATTATCTTCCCTTGGTCATCAGCGTGATGAACGAGGCGGGAGAGATCGAAGGCGGCCTGTGGGGCCATACCTGTTTCGGCTGGCTGTACACCCAGCTTTTGGCCGCGCCATCCGAGGCCCTGGGACAGGGGCTGGGGAAAAGGCTGATGGAGGAGGCGGAAGCCGAGGCCAGGGCGCGCGGCTGCATCGGCGCCTGGGTGGACACCCATAGCTTCCAGGCGCCGGAATTTTATGAAAAGCTGGGCTACCAGCGCTTTGCCGAACTGAGCGATTACCCACCCGGCCACAGCCGCATTTTCTACAGCAAGCGGCTGGACGGCAAGGCGGAGCTGGACGCGGCGCCGCGGCTGCTGCAAGGCGAGCGCTTGCGTTTGCGGGCCTCTGCGCTGTCCGACGCCGAGACGTTCTACCCTTGGGCGCGGGACGAGCGGGTGATGCGCTACATGGAGTGGCCCATGCCGCAGTCGATAGCCGAGACGCGCGCCTTCTTCCGCGGCAATGCCGAGCGCTGGCGCGAGGGCGACTGCCACTGGATGATAGAAGACGCGGCCAGCGGCCTGGCTTATGGCAGCCTGGGCTGCCGCATCGCCGGCCATCAGGCGGATTTCGGCTATTTGCTGGCTCCGGAAGCCTGGGGGCGTGGCATCGCCACCGAAGCCTCCGCGCTGTTGCTGGAATGGCTGCGCGGCCGACCGGAAATCGAAAGGATTTGCGCGACGACGGACATCGACAACCTGTCGTCGCAGCGGGTGCTGGAGCGGCTGGGGCTGAGCCGCGAGGGGGTATTGCGCAAGGCCAAGCGCCGGCCGCAGCTGGGCAATGCGGCGCGCGACGCCGCGATCTATGGCTGGGCGCGGGAGTAA
- the ggt gene encoding gamma-glutamyltransferase, with the protein MRICRKGVSMLGAWSLVLTMPAAWAAPGAVAAPDQYGAEVAAHILASGGNAVDAAIATAFTLAVTYPEAGNIGGGGFMTVFFEGKPYFLDYRETAPQAASRDMYLDKDGNVTPNLSLVGARAAGVPGTVMGMWEAHKRFGKMPWKDLLQPAIVYAKQGFEVAPKQFQYRGEAIQLFAGKTNFAHYFGGLKSGANFLQPELAATLQRIAQYGAHDFYEGKTAKLLVEEMRRDNGLISAEDLKGYRAQWREPIRIDWRGNAIYTAPPPSSGGIALAQLLGIKEARAADFTGVALNSARYIHLLAEIEKRVFADRADYLGDPDFAKVPAAELTDPAYLKRRAAEINPTAISPTPDIKPGLENHQTTHFSIVDKWGNAVANTYTLNFDFGSGVVVKGAGFLLNDEMDDFSAKPGVANAFGVVGKDANAIAPGKRMLSSMSPTIVTRDGKATLAIGTPGGSRIFTSIFQVLNNLYDYKLSLKDAVAARRVHHQLLPKDTIFYDDYAPLKGKTADALRAMGYELKDQGWRMGDIQAVWVDGDKAETASDPRGRGVGIVVDE; encoded by the coding sequence ATGAGGATTTGCCGCAAGGGTGTAAGCATGCTGGGCGCGTGGAGCCTGGTTTTGACGATGCCTGCCGCCTGGGCCGCGCCGGGCGCGGTGGCTGCGCCCGATCAATACGGCGCGGAGGTGGCGGCGCATATTCTCGCCTCCGGCGGCAATGCGGTGGACGCGGCGATCGCCACCGCTTTCACGCTGGCGGTCACCTATCCCGAAGCCGGCAATATCGGCGGCGGCGGTTTCATGACCGTCTTTTTCGAAGGCAAGCCTTATTTTCTCGATTACCGCGAAACCGCGCCGCAAGCCGCCAGCCGGGACATGTATCTGGACAAGGACGGCAATGTGACGCCCAACCTCAGCCTGGTGGGCGCGCGCGCCGCCGGCGTGCCCGGCACCGTGATGGGCATGTGGGAGGCGCACAAGCGCTTCGGCAAAATGCCGTGGAAGGATTTGCTGCAACCGGCCATCGTTTACGCCAAGCAAGGCTTCGAGGTGGCGCCCAAGCAGTTCCAGTACCGCGGCGAGGCCATCCAGTTGTTCGCCGGCAAGACCAATTTCGCCCATTACTTCGGCGGGCTGAAATCCGGCGCGAACTTCCTCCAGCCGGAGCTGGCCGCCACGTTGCAGCGCATCGCCCAATACGGCGCGCATGATTTCTACGAGGGCAAGACCGCTAAGCTGCTGGTGGAGGAGATGAGGCGCGACAACGGCCTGATCAGCGCGGAAGACCTGAAAGGCTACCGCGCGCAATGGCGCGAGCCGATCCGCATAGACTGGCGCGGCAACGCCATCTACACCGCGCCGCCGCCCAGCTCCGGCGGCATCGCGCTGGCGCAGCTGTTAGGCATCAAAGAGGCGCGCGCGGCCGACTTCACCGGCGTGGCGCTCAATTCCGCCCGCTATATCCACCTGCTGGCCGAGATCGAGAAACGGGTGTTCGCCGACCGCGCCGATTACCTGGGCGACCCGGACTTCGCCAAGGTGCCGGCGGCCGAGCTGACCGATCCGGCCTATCTCAAGCGCCGCGCGGCGGAGATCAATCCGACGGCGATCTCGCCGACGCCGGACATCAAACCGGGGCTGGAGAACCATCAAACCACCCATTTCTCCATCGTCGATAAATGGGGCAACGCGGTGGCCAACACCTACACGCTGAACTTCGACTTCGGCAGCGGCGTGGTGGTGAAGGGCGCGGGCTTCCTGCTCAACGACGAAATGGACGATTTCAGCGCCAAGCCCGGCGTGGCCAACGCTTTCGGCGTGGTGGGCAAGGACGCCAACGCCATCGCGCCGGGCAAGCGCATGCTATCGTCGATGTCGCCGACCATCGTCACGCGCGACGGCAAGGCCACGCTGGCCATCGGCACGCCGGGCGGCTCGCGCATCTTCACCTCCATCTTCCAGGTGCTGAACAATCTGTACGACTACAAGCTATCGCTGAAGGATGCGGTGGCGGCGCGGCGGGTGCACCACCAGCTGCTGCCCAAGGACACGATTTTCTACGACGACTACGCGCCGCTGAAGGGCAAGACGGCCGACGCGCTGCGCGCCATGGGTTATGAGCTGAAAGACCAGGGCTGGCGCATGGGCGACATCCAGGCGGTGTGGGTGGACGGCGACAAGGCGGAAACCGCCTCCGATCCGCGCGGCCGCGGCGTGGGCATTGTGGTGGACGAGTAA
- a CDS encoding EAL domain-containing protein → MPHHILIVEDSPVQRQMLAELCRTLPNAEVYEASDGRWAVQMMQKLPQIDLVITDINMPGMDGIALAQTLSGMVRLPALMFLSGDVPELLEGCLLAAEKLGFSRVDSMAKPLDPPIFFAKVQKLFQSRRYRSGPDVSIPLSEIMTGLAHNQFCAYYQPIFSQHRREATQLEALARWRHPRHGLLGPQYFIDRLEHEDAIALLSRRMAQTTLDFLDRNSWARSLRMSLNLSRGLLHDNEFLDWLLQEVEKRGIPPARLVLEITETLAFNNLGHTLASLLRLRMRGFELSLDDYGTGHTTLEHIRNLPLTELKLDRSLINNIHRDRRNRSILDGTVAMGSELGLRMVAEGIESRLDLEFLQQHYPMLELQGFYLCRPMPAAQLRRYLRWGDASDPVSA, encoded by the coding sequence ATGCCCCATCACATTCTGATTGTCGAAGACAGCCCGGTGCAGCGGCAGATGTTGGCCGAGCTGTGCCGCACCCTCCCCAATGCCGAAGTCTACGAAGCGTCGGATGGCCGCTGGGCGGTGCAGATGATGCAGAAATTGCCGCAGATCGACCTGGTGATCACCGACATCAATATGCCGGGCATGGACGGCATCGCGCTGGCCCAGACGCTGTCCGGCATGGTGCGGCTGCCGGCGCTGATGTTTCTCAGCGGCGACGTGCCGGAGTTGCTGGAAGGCTGCCTGCTGGCGGCTGAAAAGCTGGGTTTTTCCCGCGTGGACAGCATGGCCAAGCCGCTGGACCCGCCGATTTTCTTCGCCAAGGTGCAAAAACTGTTTCAGTCGCGGCGCTATCGCAGCGGCCCCGATGTCTCCATCCCGCTGAGCGAAATCATGACCGGCCTGGCGCACAACCAGTTCTGCGCCTATTACCAGCCCATTTTCTCGCAGCACCGCCGCGAAGCCACCCAGCTGGAGGCGCTGGCGCGCTGGCGGCATCCGCGCCACGGCCTGCTGGGGCCGCAATACTTCATCGACCGGCTGGAGCATGAGGACGCCATCGCCCTGCTGTCGCGCCGGATGGCGCAAACCACGCTGGATTTTCTGGACCGCAACAGCTGGGCCCGCTCGCTGAGAATGTCGCTCAATCTGTCGCGCGGCCTGCTGCACGACAACGAGTTCCTCGACTGGCTGCTGCAGGAGGTGGAAAAGCGCGGCATACCGCCCGCCCGCCTGGTGCTGGAAATCACCGAAACCCTGGCTTTCAACAATCTGGGACATACGCTGGCGTCCTTGCTGCGGCTGCGGATGCGCGGCTTCGAGCTGTCGCTGGACGACTACGGCACCGGCCATACCACGCTGGAACACATCCGCAATCTGCCGCTGACCGAGCTCAAGCTGGACCGCAGCCTGATCAACAACATCCATCGGGATCGCCGCAATCGCAGCATTCTGGACGGCACCGTGGCGATGGGATCCGAACTGGGCTTGCGCATGGTGGCGGAAGGCATAGAAAGCCGCCTGGACCTGGAATTCCTGCAACAGCACTACCCCATGCTGGAGCTGCAAGGCTTCTACCTGTGCCGCCCCATGCCGGCTGCCCAGCTGCGCCGCTATCTGCGCTGGGGCGACGCCAGCGACCCGGTCTCCGCCTGA
- a CDS encoding copper homeostasis protein CutC encodes MHYQLEICASSLASCLAAQKGGAQRVELCDNLLEGGTTPSYGALALARDSLGIEVNALIRPRGGDFLYSALEFETMARDIELCRKLGVDGVVLGMLTEDGDIDGPGTRELVGLAGSMSVTFHRAFDLARDPERALEDVIASGCQRLLSSGQAATALEGADLLARLRRQAGERLIVMPGAGVRAGNIAELAGRTACREFHASARSPVASRMRYRKPGVAMGLPGGDEYAWKETSSEEVRALLQALQTL; translated from the coding sequence ATGCACTATCAATTGGAAATCTGCGCCTCTTCGCTGGCGTCTTGTCTGGCGGCGCAAAAAGGCGGCGCGCAGCGCGTAGAACTATGCGACAACCTGCTGGAGGGCGGCACCACGCCGTCGTATGGCGCGTTGGCGCTGGCGCGCGACAGTCTGGGCATCGAGGTGAATGCGCTGATCCGTCCGCGCGGCGGCGATTTTCTGTATTCCGCGCTGGAGTTCGAAACCATGGCGCGCGACATCGAGCTGTGCCGCAAGCTGGGCGTGGACGGCGTGGTGCTGGGCATGTTGACCGAGGATGGCGATATCGACGGCCCCGGCACGCGCGAACTTGTGGGCTTGGCCGGCTCGATGAGCGTGACCTTCCACCGCGCTTTCGACCTCGCCCGCGATCCGGAGCGGGCTTTGGAGGATGTGATCGCCAGCGGTTGCCAGCGCCTGCTCAGCTCCGGCCAGGCGGCGACGGCCTTGGAGGGCGCGGATTTGCTCGCGCGCTTGCGCCGCCAGGCGGGCGAGCGGCTGATCGTGATGCCGGGCGCGGGCGTGCGCGCCGGCAATATCGCCGAACTAGCTGGCCGCACCGCTTGCCGGGAGTTTCACGCCTCGGCGCGTTCGCCGGTGGCGAGCCGCATGCGCTACCGCAAGCCGGGCGTGGCGATGGGGCTGCCGGGAGGGGACGAGTACGCTTGGAAGGAAACCTCGTCCGAAGAGGTCCGGGCCCTGCTTCAAGCGCTGCAGACGCTTTAA
- the pflA gene encoding pyruvate formate-lyase-activating protein, with product MTPPIAADYTAQAVSTDTIGYLHSTESGAGVDGPGMRFVFFTSGCQFRCLYCHNPDTWKLHNGRQVSVEQALSEVAPYARFLKFAGGVTISGGEPLMQHEFVGELFHEIKERYGLHTALDTQGFLHERVTDEWFDDVDLVMLDIKHSDPDKYQALTGQPLQPTLDFAKRLKRLKKKMWIRYVLVPGLTDGDADIERLADFVATLGEVVERVEVLPFHQLGKDKWAQLGMEYQLNDTPIPTSEQVAHTRALFASRGMKVT from the coding sequence ATGACCCCACCCATCGCCGCAGACTACACCGCCCAAGCTGTCAGCACCGACACCATAGGCTATTTGCATTCCACCGAAAGCGGCGCCGGCGTGGACGGCCCCGGCATGCGTTTCGTGTTTTTCACCTCGGGCTGTCAATTCCGCTGCCTGTACTGCCACAACCCCGATACCTGGAAGCTGCACAACGGCCGTCAGGTCAGCGTCGAGCAGGCGCTGTCCGAAGTGGCGCCATACGCCCGCTTCCTCAAGTTTGCCGGCGGCGTCACCATTTCCGGCGGCGAGCCGCTGATGCAGCACGAGTTCGTCGGCGAGTTGTTCCACGAAATCAAAGAACGCTACGGCCTGCACACCGCGCTGGATACCCAGGGTTTCCTGCATGAGCGCGTGACGGACGAGTGGTTCGACGACGTCGACTTGGTGATGCTGGACATCAAGCATTCCGATCCCGACAAGTATCAGGCTCTCACCGGCCAGCCCTTGCAGCCGACGCTGGATTTCGCCAAGCGCCTGAAGCGTCTGAAAAAGAAGATGTGGATACGCTATGTGCTGGTGCCGGGCTTGACCGACGGCGACGCCGACATCGAACGGCTGGCCGATTTCGTCGCCACGCTGGGCGAGGTGGTGGAACGGGTGGAGGTGCTGCCTTTCCATCAGCTGGGCAAGGACAAATGGGCGCAGCTGGGCATGGAATACCAGCTGAACGACACGCCTATCCCCACCTCCGAGCAAGTGGCGCATACGCGCGCGCTGTTCGCCAGCCGCGGCATGAAAGTCACCTGA
- the pflB gene encoding formate C-acetyltransferase — MDAITQNATQANPWRDFAAGEWQSKVDVRNFIQLNYQPYEGDDSFLAGATDRTKKLWDTLGVLLKEERAKGVLDVSADRGSSITAHDAGYIDQSNEVIVGLQTDAPLKRAIMPNGGLRMVENGLEAFGFKLDPMIKEVWEKYRKSHNQGVFDVYTPEIMACRKSGVITGLPDAYGRGRIIGDYRRVALYGTDFLRAERQQVFHELDNATFTDDVMRQREELSEQFRALDELKQMAAKYGYDISRPAANAREAVQWVYFAYLAAVKEQNGAAMSFGRVSTFLDVYIERDIAAGELTEEQAQEMIDDLVIKLRIVRFLRTPEYDQLFSGDPTWVTESIGGMGQDGRTLVTKNSFRFLNTLYNLGPAPEPNLTVLWSVKFPQGFKNFCAKVSIDTSAIQYENDDLMLPYWGDDYGIACCVSAMKIGKQMQFFGARANLAKAMLYAINGGRDEKSGALVAKGFEPITGDVLTYEELMPKFEKMMDWLAATYVKALNCIHYMHDKYAYERIEMALHDRDIIRTMACGIAGLSVAADSLSAVKFAKVHIIRNEDGLAVDYKIEGEYPAYGNNDDRVDDIAVWLTKSFMDKIKAQPYFYRDSKPTQSVLTITSNVVYGKKTGNTPDGRRAGEPFSPGANPMNGRDVKGFVAAGASVAKLPYDSALDGISWTASATPDALGHTADERILNLANCLDGFCSANPTKFSSANCTPFDCEGERDIPGGGFHVNVNVFKRETLLDAMEHPELYPQLTIRVSGYAVNFIKLTREQQMDVINRTFHGKM, encoded by the coding sequence ATGGACGCCATCACTCAAAATGCTACTCAAGCCAACCCGTGGCGCGATTTCGCCGCCGGCGAATGGCAGAGCAAGGTCGATGTCCGCAACTTCATTCAGCTGAACTATCAGCCGTACGAAGGCGACGACAGCTTCTTGGCCGGCGCGACCGATCGCACCAAGAAACTGTGGGATACCCTGGGCGTGCTGCTGAAGGAAGAGCGCGCCAAGGGCGTGCTGGATGTCTCCGCCGACCGCGGCTCCTCCATCACCGCGCACGACGCCGGCTACATCGACCAGTCCAATGAAGTGATCGTCGGCCTGCAAACCGACGCCCCGCTGAAGCGCGCCATCATGCCGAACGGCGGCCTGCGCATGGTCGAAAACGGTCTGGAAGCCTTCGGCTTCAAGCTGGACCCGATGATCAAGGAAGTGTGGGAAAAGTATCGCAAGAGCCATAACCAGGGCGTGTTCGATGTTTACACCCCGGAAATCATGGCTTGCCGCAAGTCCGGCGTGATCACCGGCCTGCCTGACGCCTACGGCCGCGGCCGCATCATCGGCGACTACCGCCGCGTGGCCCTGTACGGCACCGACTTCCTGCGCGCCGAGCGCCAGCAAGTGTTCCACGAACTGGACAACGCCACCTTCACCGACGACGTGATGCGTCAGCGCGAAGAGCTGTCCGAACAATTCCGCGCCCTGGACGAACTGAAGCAGATGGCCGCCAAGTACGGCTACGACATCAGCCGCCCGGCCGCCAATGCCCGCGAAGCGGTGCAATGGGTGTACTTCGCCTACCTGGCCGCCGTGAAGGAGCAAAACGGCGCCGCCATGTCCTTCGGCCGCGTGTCCACCTTTCTGGACGTCTACATCGAGCGCGACATCGCCGCCGGCGAACTGACTGAAGAACAAGCTCAGGAAATGATCGACGATCTGGTGATCAAGCTGCGCATCGTCCGCTTCCTGCGCACCCCGGAATACGATCAACTGTTCTCCGGCGACCCGACCTGGGTGACCGAATCCATCGGCGGCATGGGCCAAGACGGCCGCACCCTGGTGACCAAGAACAGCTTCCGCTTCCTGAACACCCTGTACAACCTGGGCCCGGCGCCGGAACCGAACCTGACCGTGCTGTGGTCGGTGAAATTCCCGCAAGGCTTCAAGAACTTCTGCGCCAAGGTGTCCATCGATACCAGCGCCATCCAGTACGAAAACGACGATCTGATGCTGCCTTACTGGGGCGACGACTACGGCATCGCCTGCTGCGTGTCGGCGATGAAGATCGGCAAGCAGATGCAGTTCTTCGGCGCCCGCGCCAACCTGGCCAAGGCCATGCTGTACGCCATCAACGGCGGCCGCGACGAGAAATCCGGCGCGCTGGTGGCCAAGGGCTTCGAGCCGATCACCGGCGACGTGCTGACCTATGAAGAGCTGATGCCCAAGTTCGAGAAGATGATGGACTGGCTGGCCGCCACCTACGTCAAGGCGCTGAACTGCATCCACTACATGCACGACAAGTACGCCTACGAGCGCATCGAGATGGCGCTGCACGACCGCGACATCATCCGCACCATGGCTTGCGGCATCGCCGGCCTGTCCGTGGCCGCCGACTCGCTGTCCGCCGTCAAGTTCGCCAAGGTGCACATCATCCGCAATGAGGACGGCCTGGCTGTCGATTACAAGATCGAAGGCGAATACCCGGCTTACGGCAACAACGACGACCGCGTGGACGACATCGCCGTGTGGCTGACCAAGTCCTTCATGGACAAGATCAAGGCCCAGCCGTACTTCTACCGCGACTCCAAGCCGACCCAGTCGGTGTTGACCATCACCTCCAATGTGGTGTACGGCAAGAAGACCGGCAACACCCCGGACGGCCGCCGCGCCGGCGAACCGTTCTCCCCGGGCGCCAACCCGATGAACGGCCGCGATGTGAAGGGCTTTGTGGCGGCGGGCGCCTCGGTGGCCAAGCTGCCGTACGACTCGGCGCTGGACGGCATCAGCTGGACCGCTTCGGCTACGCCGGACGCGCTGGGCCATACTGCCGACGAGCGCATCCTGAACCTGGCCAACTGCCTGGACGGCTTCTGCTCGGCCAACCCGACCAAGTTCAGCAGCGCCAACTGCACGCCGTTCGATTGCGAAGGCGAGCGCGACATCCCGGGCGGCGGCTTCCACGTCAACGTCAACGTGTTCAAGCGCGAAACCCTGCTGGACGCGATGGAGCACCCGGAACTGTACCCGCAGCTGACCATCCGCGTGTCGGGCTACGCCGTGAACTTCATCAAGCTGACCCGCGAGCAGCAGATGGACGTGATCAACCGCACCTTCCACGGCAAGATGTAA